In a genomic window of Streptomyces pristinaespiralis:
- a CDS encoding acyl carrier protein, with product MTEEEIFAVIRAQIVDVLPETAGIDITLDHSMRDLGANSIDRMDVVIAAQDELGITVPGAALTRAEDLRSLVAVFRSHLSTHA from the coding sequence ATGACCGAGGAAGAGATCTTCGCCGTCATCCGCGCCCAGATCGTCGACGTACTGCCGGAGACGGCCGGCATCGACATCACCCTCGACCACAGCATGCGCGACCTCGGCGCCAACTCCATCGACCGCATGGACGTGGTGATCGCCGCCCAGGACGAGCTCGGCATCACCGTGCCCGGCGCGGCCCTCACCCGGGCCGAGGACCTGCGCTCGCTCGTCGCCGTCTTCCGCTCGCACCTGAGCACCCACGCGTGA